The Streptomyces sp. NBC_00306 sequence AGGCCCCGGACCGGACGGCCGGTCCTCCGGCCGCGCTGGGGCCTGCGGGTGGCGACGACCCTCTCGGTCCTGGTGCTCGGCGCGGGCGCCATCGGGCATGCGGTGGTGACCAGTCTGGACACCGGGATCAGCCGGGTGGATCCGTTCCGCGACATGAAGAACCGGCCCGCGGGCGGGCACGGGATGAATCTGCTCCTCGTCGGCACCGACGGCCGCGACAAGATCACCGCCGAGCAGAAGGAGAAGTACCGCCTCGGCGGAGCGCCCTGCCGCTGCACCGACACGATCATGCTGGTGCACATCTCGCGCGACCGGGAACGGGCGAGCGTGGTCAGCCTGCCCCGCGACAGCTACGTCGAGATCCCCGCCCACACCGACCGGAACACGGGCAAGCGCCACGAGGCCCACCCGGTGAAGCTGAACGCGGCGTACTCGGAAGGCGGCCCGGGGCTGACCGTCAGCACCGTCGAGCAGCTGACCAAGGTGAAGATCGACCACTATCTGGAGGTCGACTTCACCAGCTTCATGAAGACCGTGGACGCGGTCGGCGGGGTGGAGATCTGCACGGCCCAGTCCATGAAGGACGCGTACACCGGTCTGGATCTCGCCGCCGGCACCCACCGGCTCGACGGCGGCCGGGCGCTGCAGTACGTGCGCTCGCGCCATGTCGACGGCGCGTCCGACCTGGGCCGGATGCAGCGCCAGCAGCGCTTCGTCGCGGCCTTCATCAAGCAGGCCACCGGCACCGGCGTCACGCTGAACCCGATGAAGTTCCGCCAGGTGACCTCGGCCATGCTCGACTCCGTCCGGGCCGACGCGGGCTTCGGCCC is a genomic window containing:
- a CDS encoding LCP family protein produces the protein MPTPPRSPRPRPNPRPRTGRPVLRPRWGLRVATTLSVLVLGAGAIGHAVVTSLDTGISRVDPFRDMKNRPAGGHGMNLLLVGTDGRDKITAEQKEKYRLGGAPCRCTDTIMLVHISRDRERASVVSLPRDSYVEIPAHTDRNTGKRHEAHPVKLNAAYSEGGPGLTVSTVEQLTKVKIDHYLEVDFTSFMKTVDAVGGVEICTAQSMKDAYTGLDLAAGTHRLDGGRALQYVRSRHVDGASDLGRMQRQQRFVAAFIKQATGTGVTLNPMKFRQVTSAMLDSVRADAGFGPDEMLALSRAMRGFSAASSEFTSVPIGAMGPAKGIGSTVTWDDAKAQKLFRMIREDKPLAPATAQRPKVPLVDVAPQQIRVQVYNGTRADGLGRKVDSALRATGFNTTGSPFNGGGSPVVRRTFVEYDPRWDRSARSLAAALPGCELRPVNGQGQTLKVTAGADYKGVTTVRAKDVKQGEFDTVKGDQVVCP